The region TAACTAGCAAAAAGACAATCTTATCCCAAAGATTCTAAGAATTTTCCATAATTTTGTCCTTTTATCCTGTactcattatttatttatataaggGGTAACGCAAATATCACGTGGTGTGGCCCACCTGTTACGAAAAATTAGGGCgccctaaattaaaaaaataaacaactcGTTTTGTTAATGAGTCAACTCGTTTCAAGggttttaatgaaattttttattttatttgcagGAATTTGAAGAAGAAGAGCTTGAATGGTTATCAAACAAAGATATATTTCCGTCAGTAGAAACATTCGTCGACATTCTCTCGGAAAACCCCGGAAGCTTACCGAAGTCTCACAGTCCGGTTTCCGTGCTTGAAAACAGCACCACTAGCAGCAACAGCGGCGGCAGTGGACATAGCGGGACGAACGACGGTCTTATCATGAGTTATTGCCGGAGCCTCCACGTGCCGGTTAAAAAGAGGAGTAACTACCAGAGAAGACGCCGCGATGACCTTGGAGTTCATCTGTGTTGGTGGAGCGAGGAGAATTTGAAGAGAGCGAAAATTGCAAGAAGTACGACTCTCGGAAGAAAATGTCAGCATTGCGGTGCTGAGAAAACCCCGCAATGGCGCGCAGGGCCGCTCGGGCCTAAAACGCTATGTAATGCGTGTGGTGTGAGGTTTAAGTCGGGAAGGTTGGTGCCGGAGTATCGGCCGGCTAGTAGTCCGACATTCTCCAATGTATTGCATTCAAATTCTCATCGGAAAGTTTTGGAAATGAGGAAGGAGAAGCAGACGATGGGAATTACGGTTGCGAGACCGATGGAGAAAGGGTAGGGGATtagtctttttttatataaagagggtttgttttaaattgtgtccctttttttaattttattttttatattttttgctaGCATAGTTAGGAAGTAGGTGTTTGATGTAATGGAATAGGAAGTTTTACTGGTTATTGATGATGATGTTCTATGGTTTTGATTAGGGGAATTTTGACTTGTTAGTGTGTATTTGCTGGTGTCTCTAGACTAGAATCAAATCGAAAAAGTAAGGTAGTGTTCTTGAGTTTTCTCTCTTTTAATTCTTTTgctttttgatttgatttggagATGATGagattagaaaagaaaaaatgtgtattatataaatgaaaatcTTGCAGGCTCTAAGGGAAAATGTGTATtataattgatttgatttggagATGATTTGGTGCTATTCTAGTAGTCTTGTTTCCATCCAATGAAGTCTATAATGCCCGGAAACTTCTCGTGTCTTATGTTTTGACGTTTTGTTTCTGTTTCCGAAAATGCATTTGAAACTAGGAAAGTTTATAGTTCTAGTCACTTACTGTAAAATTGTTGTTTTCGAATTTTTTGTTTCGGTGTTTTTGGTTTCAGATATTTTCGGGTTGGAGGGGATTGAGAATTATAGATAAGGATTAatgatcaaacaaatccaaacatgtaatgtgaatttcaattattattttaactaGGACAATTAAAATATCtggatataataaaaaaaatggctaaacatttgaatttgtttggttatTATATAAGTAATACGGGGCCTTCATTCAATCAAGATTTTCTGTTTTGAGAATTTGGCGTTTCGAAAAGCTTAAAATTTTCCCGTATCATCATTAGATCTTCAGATAATTGAGAGCAACATAACATGTGATGTACAGAAGAATGGTACTGGTGGTGATGAAAATTTGGCTGTATTGGTCTGCATGGATTCTAAACTCTGAAGCTTGTCAATGTCAAAGTAGTGGTTTGTCCATGATCTAAGCTGGTGCACCAAATAGTACCAGTTCAATGGTGAATAAATAAAAGTAGTGTTCTTATTCTGCATTATTTAGTGTCCGTACATGTTTTATTCATCTGCACATTTGCAGGATCagattatttttgcaatttgtaaCACcactttcacttttttaaaggTCATGTTTGGTTCACGAAAATAGAACAACTATTTCGTACAAAATGAAGATTCTTTGCTTTGATTCATGAAATAAATTTTCCatgaaattgatattttataattttttgaataaatactGCTCTTAAAAACTAAAgaataactattctattccTTATAGAATAACTTATTTCATGCGAATCCGATCTATGAAATTTCGACTTTAaatcaaatatttcactttgAATTGTTTTGATCAACTATGaacattatttatttgtgtgtccattaaaaataaatttgtccaTTATGGTtctctaaatttatttattttatcttcaaTTGATACTAAAAATGAGAGCATTGTttttaatcgataaaaaaaattaaaagtgaattttacTTTGATTTATAATCTCagaaacttttttttatttctttaaattgATTTGGATGTTAAATAATTAGTCATTGAGCGTTCTCTTTTtccaattattaataaaaatagattatGCAGGTATCAGGTAGTACgaacacttcattcaattaacGTATCCTGTTTCTAAAACGTTTTGGACACTTGACGTTTCGgacatgaaatttcattttttacatagaaAACTTTAAAATGACACTGTATTACCGTGTTCGTGTCTCTgtatccgtgtccgtgctacctagccaGATGGGTAGTGAGTTGGTGAAATTATTGCAGAGCATTATCCAAATTGACATAACTTCACATGGGAATAACAGTGAATGAGGTGTTTTTGGTTGGTGATGGAGTGAATGGACTGGGCCAATTGGTATGAGTAAGTGAATGGACTGGACAATAAGCTCAAAACTTTTCAAATATGCATTATTGGAAAGTTTAGGGTAAAATGACCCAATTTTGTTGAAGTGTTGAGTTTATTTGTCCAATTTTACCAATTTGAATATCTATGGTATCATTTTTTTTCAGATTAGAGGGGTAAAATGAACTTCTCTAAATTAAATGATGTAAACGGCATTTTCATGCACAACTTGTGAGGTGACTCATGCTTTTCCCCTTTCTTCCTTCCAACTAAGACTTGTAAAGAGTAAGTGAATGAGCTATAAGATCCTTATGGAAAGGGTTCCCTACTTGTCCGTGATTGGGGGTGTGCGAAacctaaaataaataatgaaaccgaactgaaaaatttaatttggtttgatttaatttaatagtgttaaaagttattttcaggTCCGTTCGATTCAAAtttagacaaaaaaattaaacgagGTTTAACGGAATCCAAATCAAATTAAGTGAACCAAATTTGAAGAATTGACCAGATAAACTAGTtcaatttagtttaaaatttcttagtttgtttaattgtttatttttacgaaaaaaaaattggatttggtTTTGATCAAAATTAATGCTCATTCCTATTTGTGACATTGTCATTTTAACTCCTGCTACCATAATATTGTCCGGCTACTAGATAAATACCCC is a window of Mercurialis annua linkage group LG2, ddMerAnnu1.2, whole genome shotgun sequence DNA encoding:
- the LOC126669646 gene encoding GATA transcription factor 1 yields the protein MESLDQAACFMDDLLDFASDIGEEDDDEEHKPRKSVTSINPNNVFGVFNPLDDSTHPLPEFEEEELEWLSNKDIFPSVETFVDILSENPGSLPKSHSPVSVLENSTTSSNSGGSGHSGTNDGLIMSYCRSLHVPVKKRSNYQRRRRDDLGVHLCWWSEENLKRAKIARSTTLGRKCQHCGAEKTPQWRAGPLGPKTLCNACGVRFKSGRLVPEYRPASSPTFSNVLHSNSHRKVLEMRKEKQTMGITVARPMEKG